In a genomic window of Trueperaceae bacterium:
- a CDS encoding (Fe-S)-binding protein, whose amino-acid sequence MPRASLFVPCYVDTLFPEAAQAMVRVLERLGVTLDFPRAQTCCGQMHVNTGYERDARPLVRHFVDVFGDADVVVAPSASCVATVRHAYAGIAERAGDPALAAAVAATTPRVREFSEYLVDDLGVTDVGASFPHTVTYHPACHAVRLLGVGDRPLQLLRAVDGLHLRELPRAEQCCGFGGTFAIKNPEISAAMLADKVADVLQARAEVVVAADESCLMHIGGGLARQRTAVRTMHLAEVLASREGVAA is encoded by the coding sequence GTGCCCCGAGCCTCGCTGTTCGTCCCCTGTTACGTCGACACGCTGTTCCCCGAGGCGGCGCAGGCGATGGTGCGGGTGTTGGAGCGGCTCGGCGTGACGCTGGACTTCCCCCGCGCGCAGACCTGCTGCGGCCAGATGCACGTCAACACCGGCTACGAGCGCGACGCCCGCCCCCTCGTACGGCACTTCGTCGACGTGTTCGGGGACGCCGACGTCGTCGTTGCGCCCTCCGCGTCGTGCGTCGCGACGGTCCGGCACGCCTACGCCGGCATCGCGGAGCGCGCCGGCGACCCTGCGCTCGCCGCCGCGGTCGCGGCGACGACGCCCCGCGTCCGGGAGTTCAGCGAGTACCTCGTCGACGACCTCGGGGTCACCGACGTCGGGGCGTCGTTCCCCCACACCGTCACGTACCACCCCGCCTGCCACGCGGTCCGTCTGTTGGGGGTGGGCGACCGCCCGCTGCAGCTGCTGCGCGCGGTGGACGGCCTCCACCTGCGCGAACTGCCCCGCGCCGAGCAGTGCTGCGGGTTCGGGGGGACGTTCGCGATCAAGAACCCCGAGATCAGCGCGGCGATGCTGGCGGACAAGGTCGCCGACGTCCTGCAGGCCCGCGCGGAGGTCGTCGTCGCCGCCGACGAATCGTGCCTCATGCACATCGGTGGGGGCCTCGCGCGGCAACGCACCGCGGTGCGCACGATGCACCTCGCGGAGGTCCTCGCGAGCCGCGAGGGGGTGGCGGCGTGA